The DNA sequence TAACGGCTTTGGAAAGACGACACAAGAAATGTCTGAGGCTGAAAAAGTTGCTTTGCGGTTCGCATTTGTAACAGATAAGCTGTCACTAGCTAGTGGCGACTTCGCTAGGACATCTGACAGTTGGGCTAACCAAGTTAGAATTATGAAGCTACAGTTCGAAAGCTTTATGGCAAGCGTCGGAGCTGGCTTGATTAACATTTTTACCCCAGTCATCAAAGTGATTAACTTTTTGCTCAGCAAATTGCTGACAGTAGGTAATGCTTTTAAAGCATTGACTGAACTATTTACTGGCAAGAAGTCTATGAAAGGCTCGGGTATCCAAGAAACAGCTGATGCAGTTGGTAATTTAGGAGAGGCTTCTGATGGTGCAGCAGGAGGAGCTGGCAATTTAGGAAAAGCCGCTAAAGGAGCCGGCAAGGCTGCGGATGGAGCTGGTAAAGCAGCTAAGAAAGCTGCCCAAGAAATGAAATCTCTCATGGGATTTGACCAAATCAATAAACTATCTGACTCATCCGATAGCGGAGATGGTGGTGGAGATTCCGGTGGCGGTCCTGGTGGTTCAGGCGGCGGAGGTGGTGGAACACCTAAAGGCGCTGAAGTCGACATGGGAAAAATTGCTGAAGGTGGGAATCAATTAGACGGTCTGTTTGATGGATTATTTAAACGATTGCTTGAACTCGTCAAATTGTTCCAGGACGGTTTCAATGCTTCATTTAGATTTGATGGTGTTGAACGCCTTCAGAGTGCTTTGAAACGAATCGGTGAATTACTACAAGAGATTTTTACAGATCCAAAAGTTGTTGCTTCTTTTCAAACTATGCTTGATAAGATAGCTTATGCTCTAGGGCAATTTGTTGGCTCGATAGGGACTGTTGCTCTCGGGATAGGAGTCTTTATAGCCGAAAGTATAGCTAATGGCTTACAGCGCCAAAAAGAGCGTATTAAGAGCGCTCTTGTATCTCTATTTACTAACATAGGAAACGTAGCTGAGGTTGCTGGTAATATCGTTCAAGCTTTCTCAAATGGTTTTTACGATGTCATCACATCTTCTGGCGCTGTTAGAATTGGCAGTGCGATTGTATCTGCGATTTTAAGTGCTGGTAGCACAGTAATCGAATTAGGCAGTAAGATAGCAGGAGATTTTGCTAAAGGAATTGAAAAAGCAATAGTCCCGAATGTTCCACAGTTAGTACAAGCCTGGACAGGATTATTAGATGGCATTGCTCCTGTTTTTGAAAGTTTAGAATCACTGGTAAATGATGTTGGTGATGCGTTGAAACGCGTGTACGATGACAAAGCAAAACCATTTATTGACTCTTTGACAAGTGGTTTTGGTCAGTTGATGAAAAGCTTTTTGGATGGGTGGAATACTTACCTCAATCCAGTTCTATCAAAATTGGGCAAAATGTTTTCGGAAGTTTATGACGCTCATGTAAAACCAGCTATCGATAATCTCTCTATGCTTTTAGGTAGTTTTTTTGATTTTTTCAAAGCAGCTTGGGAAGACTTTGTTTTGAATGTAGATGTCACAAAATTTATGGAGATTCTTAGCGGATTAGCAGAAGTTATCGGTACAGCATTGATCAATGCTATTGCAGCACTCTCTGATATCATCGGTGGTCTTGCTCAAGCTCTATCTGGTTTGATTGATTTTGTAACGGGTGTTTTTACAGGGGATTGGGATAAAGCTTGGAACGGAATTAAAAATCTATTTTCCGGTATCATCCAATCTCTCTTAGCCGCACTTGGAATTGATATCGATTCGATGATTGCAGAGTTCACACGTTGGTGGGAATCTGTTAAGACCATTTTTGCACCTGTTGTTCAATGGTTCAAGGACAAGTTTAAACAAGCCTGGGATGCCATTGTTGCTATCTTTACCGGTATTGGTTCTTGGTTTTCTCAACGATACAATGAGTTAAAAAGCAATCTTGCTTCTATTCCTGATTGGTTCAAAGACAAATTCCGCAGCGCGTGGGCAGGTTTAACAGGTATCTTCAATCCTATTGCAAGTTGGTTTGCAGGGAAGTGGAGTAATATTCAATCTGCTCTTGCTAGCATACCAGGGTGGTTTTCTTCAAAATTCCGCGAAGCATATAACAATGTCAAGAATGCATTTTCGGGCATTATCGGGTTCTTTAGCGGACTTTGGGGGCAAATACGCTCAACGTTTACTCACGTTGGAACCATGGTTGGAAGTGCCATTGGCGGTGCTGTACGTAGCGTTATTAACGGGGTGCTTGGCACGGTAGAAAGCACAATCAATAGTGGTATCAGCTTACTCAATGGCGCTATTAGCGTGATTAATAAATTACCTGGTGTAAATATCGGTGGATTTAGTTACATTGGACTACCTCGACTTGCTCAAGGTGGCTTTGTTAAGGCCAATACACCACAAATTGCCATGATTGGTGACAACAAGCATTACGGTGAGATTGTTGCTCCGGAAAATAAAATGCTTGAAATGGCACGTCGTGCAGCGGAATTGTCAAATAATGGCGGTGGACCAGAAGTTCTAGCCTTACTGACACAGTTGTTACAAGCGGTTCGTGCTCTTGATTTGACAATTGATGGTGATAAAATCACCAAGAAGATTGTAGATAAAATCAATGAAATTGCAATTAAAACAGGGGAATCCCCCCTCATGATTTAGGAGGTATGCATGAGTGAAATATCAGTAGGTGGAGTAGCTCTTGCTTCTCCAGTTGAAATCAGCATCAATAATGAGATTATCTGGTCATCTTCTACGGGTCGTAGTGCTAGTGGATTGATGACGGGTGACGTCATTGCGGAAAAACGTACATTCTCCATCAAATGGGGAATTATCACAGAAGCAGAAAGAAATCTTATCAAGTCTAAATTGGTAGCCGGATTTTTTACTGCAAACATTTTAGGACAGTCTATCACTGGTTATCGCGGAACTATCACAGAGACAGTAATGGGGCGTCTGAGTGACGGTGTGACCTATTACAACGGCTTATCTGTATCTATTATCGAGCAGTAGGAGGGATCATGTTAGAAGTAACATCAGATTATATCAAAGCAATAGAGAACCATCTGCGCGTGTTTGAGGCTAACTTTGACTTAAATGGTAAGAGATACACAAAAACCAAAATTGCATCAGCTACTTACGACAGTTCCATCGGTAATAGTAATGATTTTACAATTGGTGGTGGGTACATCAATAGTCTAGAAATTGAAATTAAAGAGATTATTGAAGGTCTGCAAGAAATGATGCCGGCAACAATGTCGGTAGCAATTGCGGGTAAAACCGTCCCACTTGGCAAGTTTTTTGTTACCGAGGTCAAGCTAGATCGTAATGATAAAAAGACCAAAATTAAGCTACAGGACGAGTTTGTTAGATTGTCTGGTGCTTATGATAGTCAGCTTACTTATCCAGCTTATACAAGGGATATTTTATTAGAAATCGTGAGATTGACAGGTATCACGACAGATACTAATATCCAATTAGTAAATGATCAAGTTGCGAAGAAACTAGAAAAAACAAGTTATCGTGAGGCGTTAGTTTATTTAGCGCAATTATCAGGAAGCTTCGTCAGATTTAATCGTAATGGGAAGCTTGATTTTATCAAGCTAAAGACAACATCAAGACATATCACAAAAGATATGTATAAGCCAGGTGGATTAGAACGTGACGAGATACCTTACAGGTTGAAAGGTATTGAGTGTAAGTCTGCTGATAAGGTTGTGTATAAATCAGGATTGTCCACAGGTAATATCATGAAGTTAAAAAATCCATGGGTTACACAAGAAATTCTGGATCGTATCTTCAATGAATACCGTGATTTTAACTTTTATCCATATACATTGTCCTGGCGTGGTGATATGGCCATGGAATCCGGTGACTGGGTTACAGTACACTGGGATGAAAATATCTATTTTGATATTCCAATGCTGTCCTACAAACTTTCGTTTGATGGTGGTTTATCTGCCCATAGTAGTGGAAATGCTGCTGGAGTTGCACAAGGTACTTATAAATATAAGGGGTCCATGCAACGTCAAATAGAGTATTTGGACGAACTTATCACTAAACAAGGTAGTATGTACCTTGATACATCAAGCCCTACCAAACCAAAAAATGGAGATATATGGTTTAAACCTAATGGTGGCTATGTTGAAATGTGGGAACGTGTAGAAGGTTCATGGGTTAAAAAGGCAGACAGCGCTAATGTCGGAGAAATTGTCGATACGATAACCACGGATGAATTGCTAGCAAAAAAAGTCTCCGCAGCAATTGGTAATTACATTACGTTAAATGCCAAAAAAATAACTGCTGGAGATCTGGATTTAGCACGTTTGCGAATCATGAATGGTTTGCAAGAGATTGTTTCCGTACGTGACGGCAAAGTTGTGATGAACATTGATAAGCTCACAATAAACTCTAAAGACGTAGCAACGAAAGAAGATCTAAAAAAAATTGAATTGACTCCTGGACCTCAAGGGGAACGTGGGCAACAGGGGGTACCTGGTGTCCAAGGTTTGCAAGGCCCGAAAGGCGACCAAGGTATCCCAGGAAAAACTGGAGCTGACGGACGCACTCCATACTTGCATAGAGCTTGGGCTAATTCTGCTGACGGTCGTGATGGTTTTAGTACAACAGATAGCACAAATAAGCGCTATTTAGGTACTTACACTGATTTCACTGAGGCAGACAGTCAAGACCCTACAAGGTACAAGTGGACAGCTCTCTTTGATAATGTGAGTATCGGAGCTAAAAATTATATCAGAAACGCCTCATTTCTATCTGGAGAAAGAAAGTGGACTAAGGCATCTGTCAATGGATTGGCTTATAACTTTACTCACTCTGTATCTAATAAAGGCAGGTCAGGCTTGCATATGTTTAGCGAGAATGACACGACCATCCCTCGCTGGAAAGGGATATATCAAAAGGTTTCATTGCCTCAACCGGCAGACACTCCAGTCACTGTTTCGGCTTTGTTTGCGAAAGATGGAGCGCCTCAAGAGGCTCATATTGGAATCCATTTTATAAAAGATGGAGTTATTGCCAGACAATCGTGGCTTGATATACCTGTTTCCCAAATCAGCGACAAATACCAACGTTTTTCTCTTTCAGCAAAGCACGATATACCTTTTGATGAAATCAGAGTCATGCTCTATGTTGGATATGACAAAATTGTCAATCTGTATGTTACAGATGTTCAGCTTGAAATTGGCAATGTAATGACTGATTTTAGATTATCAGACGAAGATGTGCAAGAGACTATCAACTCTAAAGCTGACCAATCACTGACTCAAGATCAATTAAATGCTCTAGCTGAAAAAGCTCAACTTCATGACATAGAGCTAAAAGCTAAAGCGACAATGGATCAGTTCAGTGATTTAGAAAAAGCCTATAATGCTTTTGTAAAATCAAATGCAGAAAGCCAAAAAAAATCTGAATCTGATTTAATCGAAGCAGGCAGGAGAATTGAGTTTTTATCAATAGAATTTGGTGGCTTGAAAGAGATGAAAAAGTTCATCGATACCTATATGAGTGCTTCAAATGAGGGGCTCATCATTGGAAAGAACGATGCTAGTTCATCAATCAAAGTCAGTCATGATCGCATATCAATGTTTTCAGCTGGTAAAGAGGTTATGTATATCAGTCAAGGTGTAATCAATATTGACAACGGTATTTTCACCTCGTCAATTCAAATTGGACGCTTTAGAACAGAGCAGTATTATCTTGACAAAGATGTGAATGTTGTTCGATATGTAGGAGGTTAAAAAGAGAAAAATGACTAAATTTATCAATTCTAGCGGCCCATTGCACTTGAACCTTTACATAGAACAAATTAGTCAGGACATCGCTAACAACTCCTCTAGAGTTAGTTGGAGAGCTACAGTTGACCGTGATGGAGGTTACCGAACTTGGAACGCAGAAAACGGAAGTGTTTTATCCGTATGGCTAAACGGGATCAGCATCTACAAAAGTAACCTCAGTTTCGATACTCAAGGACAAGAGACTACTCTTGCTTCTGGAGAAACTACTATCCCTCATGAAAGCGATGGGACAAAAACTTTCTCAGTATGGGCTTCATTTGATCCTAATAATGGAGTTCACGGAAATATTACTATCTCGACTAAGTACACGTTATCCAGCTTACCTCGTTCTAGTGCAGTTGCAGGGCTAGATGGTGATAGGAATTTAGGATCTCGTCATACTATACGAATCGACAGAAAAGCAAGTTCATTCACTCATCAGGTTTGGTATAGAGTTTTTGGAAGTGACTGGATTGACCTAGGGAAGAATCATACTACTAGCGTTTCATTTACTCCTTCACTTGACCTAGCTCGATACTTGCCTAAATCAAGTTCGGGGGTTATGGATATCTGTATTCGAACATATAATGGGTCTACCCGAATTGGAAGCGATGTGTACTCTAATGGCTGGCACTTTAAAATCCCAGACAGTGTAAAACCTACCTTCACAGGTCTTTCATTAACTGACATGAATACGGTCGCAAGACGGCTTTTGGGTGGAAATGACTTTTTACAAATCATTTCAGATATCCAAGTAAACTTCAACAATGCGTCTGGCGCATATGGTTCTACCATAACTGGATATCGAGCTGAAATTGTTAATAGAAAAATGGTCGTAACTAAAAACGGTGGTAGTTTTGGTATCATGAACTTTAGCGGCTTGGCGACCATTCGAGCTTATGTTGTCGATAGTCGGGGCAAACAATCAGATACTAAAGATATTACTATCAACGTGATTGAGTATTATGCTCCCTCCTTTAGCTTCTCCGCACTTAGAACTAGAGGTAATCCAAATACATTGCAAGTGTTAAGAAATGCCCGAATTGCCCCTATAATGCAG is a window from the Streptococcus oralis genome containing:
- a CDS encoding collagen-like triple helix repeat-containing protein yields the protein MLEVTSDYIKAIENHLRVFEANFDLNGKRYTKTKIASATYDSSIGNSNDFTIGGGYINSLEIEIKEIIEGLQEMMPATMSVAIAGKTVPLGKFFVTEVKLDRNDKKTKIKLQDEFVRLSGAYDSQLTYPAYTRDILLEIVRLTGITTDTNIQLVNDQVAKKLEKTSYREALVYLAQLSGSFVRFNRNGKLDFIKLKTTSRHITKDMYKPGGLERDEIPYRLKGIECKSADKVVYKSGLSTGNIMKLKNPWVTQEILDRIFNEYRDFNFYPYTLSWRGDMAMESGDWVTVHWDENIYFDIPMLSYKLSFDGGLSAHSSGNAAGVAQGTYKYKGSMQRQIEYLDELITKQGSMYLDTSSPTKPKNGDIWFKPNGGYVEMWERVEGSWVKKADSANVGEIVDTITTDELLAKKVSAAIGNYITLNAKKITAGDLDLARLRIMNGLQEIVSVRDGKVVMNIDKLTINSKDVATKEDLKKIELTPGPQGERGQQGVPGVQGLQGPKGDQGIPGKTGADGRTPYLHRAWANSADGRDGFSTTDSTNKRYLGTYTDFTEADSQDPTRYKWTALFDNVSIGAKNYIRNASFLSGERKWTKASVNGLAYNFTHSVSNKGRSGLHMFSENDTTIPRWKGIYQKVSLPQPADTPVTVSALFAKDGAPQEAHIGIHFIKDGVIARQSWLDIPVSQISDKYQRFSLSAKHDIPFDEIRVMLYVGYDKIVNLYVTDVQLEIGNVMTDFRLSDEDVQETINSKADQSLTQDQLNALAEKAQLHDIELKAKATMDQFSDLEKAYNAFVKSNAESQKKSESDLIEAGRRIEFLSIEFGGLKEMKKFIDTYMSASNEGLIIGKNDASSSIKVSHDRISMFSAGKEVMYISQGVINIDNGIFTSSIQIGRFRTEQYYLDKDVNVVRYVGG
- a CDS encoding DUF859 family phage minor structural protein gives rise to the protein MTKFINSSGPLHLNLYIEQISQDIANNSSRVSWRATVDRDGGYRTWNAENGSVLSVWLNGISIYKSNLSFDTQGQETTLASGETTIPHESDGTKTFSVWASFDPNNGVHGNITISTKYTLSSLPRSSAVAGLDGDRNLGSRHTIRIDRKASSFTHQVWYRVFGSDWIDLGKNHTTSVSFTPSLDLARYLPKSSSGVMDICIRTYNGSTRIGSDVYSNGWHFKIPDSVKPTFTGLSLTDMNTVARRLLGGNDFLQIISDIQVNFNNASGAYGSTITGYRAEIVNRKMVVTKNGGSFGIMNFSGLATIRAYVVDSRGKQSDTKDITINVIEYYAPSFSFSALRTRGNPNTLQVLRNARIAPIMQSGKQRNVMSLTFKVAQIGNENFTDDNGSASGNFTSVHTLTNSAANMAGNYPSNKSFVIIGKLEDKFTNVEFSTTVATESVVMSYDKNGRVGIGKVAEFGKPGSLDVLGDIYSNNKPIQQYQLTSNNGGLGRGSAQWDDVWNKQATEFGWRSGKYDDNPTGKNGEWGLYQNFWLDSWKGVQFFTSIGTGRVFVRTYNNANKWSPTQWKEIATKDDIQSPPWQNAVLQNGWNHHPEYEKVQFSKTFDGIVYLKGTCKGGKTTRESIIFTLPENFRPSTTLFKTALNNDYGPAVVGIYPGGNVVVKGNVDATWLNFDNVSFKI